The Niastella koreensis GR20-10 genome includes a window with the following:
- a CDS encoding LVIVD repeat-containing protein, whose protein sequence is MKQPTLIAVGIGLCLCLCRCYRNNDGRNAEKMAYVPVYMAVSDKTDISISTVRPTERSGKIYAFGNYIYQNDLNKGIHIIDNSDPQHPQKIAFLNIPYNTEFAVKGNYIYANNGSDLVVVDIRDIMKPVVVKRMADAFPYVNQDVPPQAGYFVCPDPGKGIVVDWVLQNVKSPNCKH, encoded by the coding sequence ATGAAACAACCAACGCTAATTGCCGTAGGCATAGGGCTATGCCTGTGCCTGTGCCGCTGCTACCGGAATAATGATGGCAGAAATGCAGAAAAGATGGCTTATGTGCCGGTATATATGGCTGTCAGTGACAAAACCGATATCTCCATCTCCACTGTACGGCCAACCGAAAGATCGGGGAAAATATATGCCTTTGGCAATTACATCTACCAAAACGACCTGAACAAAGGCATTCACATCATTGACAATTCCGATCCGCAGCATCCCCAAAAGATCGCCTTTCTCAATATTCCCTATAATACCGAGTTTGCAGTAAAAGGAAACTACATCTATGCCAATAATGGCAGCGACCTGGTGGTGGTTGATATCCGGGACATCATGAAACCCGTAGTGGTAAAGCGAATGGCTGATGCCTTTCCATATGTTAACCAGGACGTGCCGCCACAGGCTGGTTATTTTGTTTGCCCCGATCCCGGTAAAGGCATTGTGGTTGACTGGGTATTACAAAACGTAAAATCTCCTAACTGCAAACACTAA
- a CDS encoding LVIVD repeat-containing protein, which produces MKKLLLYILLPVVLATGTQCEKSSSDSTTSTGSGGSTARFAIQGNYLYTVDKTNLKVYNITDVANPVLKNTVPVGFEIETIYPFKDKLFIGSTSVVYIFSVDDPENPKRLSTAVSPDVLRRCDPVVAKDTVAYATLRTNGPCGGIQSVMAAYDIKDISNPIQKVTYPVAEPYGLGYADSALYVCDRYGLYVFNIQKAFAPIMVKQIGNAWYLDVIPWNNTLICQMQDGLNLFDISNRLNPTLITKIN; this is translated from the coding sequence GTGAAGAAATTATTACTTTATATCCTGCTGCCGGTAGTGCTGGCAACCGGTACCCAATGCGAAAAATCATCCAGTGACAGTACTACCAGTACAGGTAGTGGCGGATCAACAGCCCGGTTTGCCATTCAGGGCAATTATCTGTATACCGTAGATAAAACGAACCTGAAAGTGTATAATATTACTGACGTAGCTAACCCCGTGCTGAAAAACACCGTGCCTGTGGGGTTTGAAATTGAAACCATCTATCCGTTTAAAGATAAACTGTTTATCGGGTCAACCAGTGTGGTGTATATTTTTTCGGTGGATGATCCCGAGAACCCAAAGCGGTTAAGTACAGCAGTTTCGCCGGATGTTCTCCGCCGGTGCGATCCGGTGGTGGCAAAAGATACCGTAGCCTATGCTACCCTGCGTACCAATGGACCTTGTGGCGGTATCCAAAGCGTTATGGCTGCCTATGATATAAAAGATATCAGCAATCCCATTCAAAAAGTAACATACCCGGTTGCCGAACCGTACGGCCTGGGCTATGCCGATTCTGCCCTGTATGTTTGCGACCGCTATGGGTTGTATGTTTTTAATATTCAAAAAGCGTTTGCCCCAATAATGGTTAAGCAGATCGGCAATGCCTGGTACCTGGATGTAATTCCCTGGAACAATACCCTTATTTGCCAAATGCAGGATGGTTTGAACCTGTTTGATATCAGTAACCGCCTTAACCCTACGCTCATTACAAAAATTAATTAA
- a CDS encoding DUF3575 domain-containing protein, with the protein MHRICILCLSLLLVASVGNAQLFSSKTWLGDTGKINLRINALGLMDLPDGNISVGGEYRFNRTWAVLMDAGYIAYSTYYFGTTKTSGVLLRPGVRLYGGKLRSVFLDLQFHYKGVQYHVDDWLDKDVVNNVPTYQERRIFLAQKRVYGGQFVVGGKEFLDPDYRWFLEFYVGVGLRYKEEWLRGVPDARYDGGTAFFRSGALTEHKYSVVVPAFPAFIRLVHTIR; encoded by the coding sequence ATGCACCGCATCTGTATCTTATGCCTGTCACTGTTATTGGTGGCATCTGTTGGGAATGCACAATTGTTTTCATCCAAAACCTGGTTGGGGGATACCGGTAAAATAAATCTCCGGATAAATGCACTGGGCTTAATGGACCTGCCCGATGGAAATATTTCGGTAGGCGGTGAGTACCGGTTTAACAGAACCTGGGCAGTTCTCATGGATGCCGGTTATATTGCATATTCCACCTATTATTTCGGGACCACAAAAACCAGTGGCGTACTGTTACGCCCCGGGGTAAGATTGTATGGGGGCAAATTAAGGAGTGTATTTCTCGATCTGCAGTTCCATTATAAAGGCGTGCAGTACCATGTGGACGACTGGCTGGATAAAGATGTGGTGAATAATGTACCCACTTACCAGGAACGCCGCATATTCCTGGCGCAGAAACGGGTATACGGCGGCCAGTTTGTGGTTGGCGGAAAGGAATTTCTCGATCCCGACTATCGCTGGTTCCTGGAATTTTATGTTGGGGTTGGATTGCGTTATAAAGAAGAATGGCTGCGTGGCGTACCCGATGCCCGGTATGACGGGGGCACTGCCTTCTTCCGCTCAGGCGCATTAACGGAGCATAAATATTCCGTGGTGGTACCGGCATTTCCTGCTTTTATAAGACTTGTTCATACTATACGCTAA
- a CDS encoding ABC transporter permease produces the protein MDIERFKYKRRLRFGWLLKMAWRDSRRNRSRLFLFVSSIVLGIAALVAIFSLGDNVRSDIDSQAKTLVGADLVIESNKKISSRIRPLLDSLGDQRSVERTFASMIYFTKNDGTRLVQVRALEGDYPYYGAIETTPVRAGIAFRTARQALVDKTLMLQYNAQVGDSIQIGDVTFAIAGVITKAPGRTGISTTVAPPVYIPLKYLDSTGLIQKGSRIATSYYYKYNRPAEIAGVISDIEPRLDKEGLDYDTVEERKKSTGRAFEDFNQFLTLISFIALLLGCIGVASAIHIYIREKIASIAIMRCLGANSVQAFLIYLIQIVGIGLIGSILGALLGIAIQQQLPAVLKDFLPVTVTTTLSWKAITQGIISGVVISLLFALLPLVSVRNISPLYTLRLSVEHIRFRDPIKWLVYALILFFVAGFTWWQIHDWRQAIIFTLSILVAFLILSGIAVFLRWLVRRFFPSSWNYLWRQGFANLYRPNNQTLILIVTIGLGAAFIGTLYFIQDILISRVTLSGSGNQPNMVLFDIQNNQRDSVAALARTYNLPVMQQVPIVTMRVEEINHQTAAQVKSDSGSGFRTEAYEWEFRVTYRDTLTSSEKITAGKLYGPVTSPDDVIYISMEDRYAKRIHVNLGDHIIFNVQGTLIPTVVGSLRQVDWQRVQTNFRVVFPSGVLEEAPQFHVLVTRVPSPEVSARFQQAVVKKYPNVSIIDLNLILTVLDEVLDKIGFVIRFMAGFSIITGLIVLIASVLISKFQRIQESILLRTLGASRKQILFITALEYFFLGALAAATGILLSMAASWALAKYSFKAPFTPHWLPVAGLFAAISLLTVIIGLFNSRSILNKPPLEVLRKEV, from the coding sequence ATGGATATAGAAAGGTTCAAATACAAAAGACGACTCCGTTTTGGATGGTTGCTGAAAATGGCCTGGCGCGACAGCCGGCGTAACCGGTCGCGTTTATTCCTGTTTGTATCCTCCATTGTACTGGGGATTGCAGCGCTGGTAGCTATTTTTTCATTGGGCGATAATGTGCGCAGCGATATCGACTCCCAGGCCAAAACCCTGGTGGGCGCCGACCTGGTGATTGAAAGCAATAAGAAAATAAGTTCCCGCATCAGGCCCCTGCTCGATTCCCTGGGCGATCAGCGTTCGGTTGAACGCACGTTCGCCTCCATGATCTATTTCACAAAGAACGATGGCACCCGCCTGGTGCAGGTACGTGCGCTCGAAGGCGATTATCCTTATTATGGCGCTATTGAAACCACGCCGGTACGCGCCGGCATAGCCTTTCGTACAGCCCGCCAGGCGCTGGTTGATAAAACCTTAATGCTGCAATACAATGCGCAGGTGGGCGACTCCATTCAAATTGGCGATGTAACGTTTGCCATTGCCGGCGTTATTACCAAGGCACCGGGCCGAACCGGGATTTCCACCACCGTAGCGCCGCCTGTATATATTCCGCTCAAATACCTGGACTCCACAGGCCTTATTCAAAAAGGCAGCCGCATTGCCACTTCCTATTACTATAAATACAACCGCCCGGCTGAAATAGCCGGCGTTATTTCGGATATTGAACCCCGTTTAGACAAAGAAGGACTCGATTATGATACGGTTGAAGAAAGAAAGAAAAGCACCGGCCGCGCCTTTGAAGATTTCAACCAGTTTCTGACACTCATCAGCTTTATTGCTTTGTTATTAGGTTGTATTGGCGTGGCCAGCGCCATTCATATTTATATCCGCGAAAAGATTGCATCTATTGCCATCATGCGTTGCCTGGGCGCTAATTCGGTACAGGCATTCCTTATTTATTTGATCCAGATTGTTGGCATTGGGTTAATAGGTTCAATACTGGGCGCCTTGCTGGGTATTGCCATTCAGCAACAACTGCCTGCCGTGCTGAAAGATTTTTTACCGGTAACGGTAACTACCACGCTCTCCTGGAAAGCCATAACCCAGGGCATTATTTCGGGGGTGGTCATTTCTTTATTATTTGCGTTGCTGCCGCTGGTAAGCGTGCGGAATATTTCCCCACTGTATACCCTGCGGCTGTCGGTGGAACACATCAGGTTCCGCGACCCCATCAAATGGCTGGTGTATGCCCTCATCCTGTTTTTTGTGGCCGGGTTTACCTGGTGGCAGATCCACGACTGGCGGCAGGCCATCATCTTTACGCTGAGTATCCTGGTAGCATTTCTGATTTTATCAGGGATAGCTGTTTTCCTGCGCTGGCTGGTACGCCGTTTTTTCCCCTCCTCGTGGAATTACCTGTGGCGGCAGGGGTTTGCCAATTTGTACCGTCCCAATAACCAGACCCTTATTCTGATCGTCACCATCGGACTGGGCGCAGCATTTATCGGCACCCTGTATTTTATCCAGGATATTCTCATCAGCCGCGTTACCTTATCGGGCAGCGGCAATCAGCCCAACATGGTGCTGTTTGATATTCAAAACAACCAGCGGGATAGTGTGGCTGCATTAGCCCGAACCTATAACCTGCCCGTTATGCAGCAAGTGCCCATCGTCACCATGCGGGTGGAGGAGATCAACCACCAAACGGCAGCCCAGGTGAAATCCGATTCGGGTTCAGGCTTCCGTACCGAAGCTTACGAGTGGGAATTTCGCGTAACCTATCGCGATACCTTAACCAGTTCTGAAAAAATAACCGCCGGCAAATTATACGGGCCTGTTACTTCACCGGATGATGTGATCTATATTTCCATGGAAGACAGGTATGCCAAACGCATTCATGTAAACCTGGGCGACCATATTATTTTCAACGTGCAGGGCACGCTCATCCCCACCGTAGTGGGCAGCCTGCGCCAGGTTGACTGGCAGCGGGTGCAAACCAACTTCAGGGTGGTGTTTCCTAGCGGCGTGCTGGAAGAAGCGCCGCAGTTTCATGTGCTGGTAACCCGGGTGCCTTCGCCCGAAGTGTCAGCGCGCTTTCAACAGGCAGTGGTAAAAAAGTATCCCAACGTATCCATTATCGATCTCAACTTAATACTTACGGTGCTTGATGAGGTACTTGACAAGATCGGTTTTGTGATTAGGTTTATGGCCGGGTTCAGTATAATTACCGGGTTAATTGTGTTGATTGCCTCGGTGCTCATCAGCAAGTTCCAACGCATCCAGGAAAGCATTCTGTTGCGTACGCTGGGCGCCAGCCGCAAACAAATATTATTCATCACTGCCCTGGAATATTTCTTTTTAGGCGCCCTGGCCGCCGCCACCGGTATTTTATTATCGATGGCAGCCAGCTGGGCATTGGCCAAATACAGTTTTAAGGCGCCGTTTACCCCGCACTGGTTGCCGGTTGCCGGACTGTTCGCGGCTATCTCACTACTAACAGTTATCATCGGCCTGTTTAACAGCCGCAGCATACTAAATAAACCTCCGTTGGAAGTTCTAAGAAAAGAGGTTTAA
- a CDS encoding ABC transporter ATP-binding protein, with the protein METILNVKNVSKTYQGAGQTLTVLNDVNFSVEAGSTLSVVGPSGSGKTTLLGLCAGLDRSSKGSVELNNIRLDQLSEDERAQVRNRYVGFIFQNFQLLPTLTALENVMVPLELRGEKNVRARSMSLLDKVGLNNRMHHYPAQLSGGEQQRVSLARAFANSPRILFADEPTGNLDVETSDKVIKLLFELNQEAGTTLIIVTHNLELASQTKRIIKIKGGHLVADELN; encoded by the coding sequence ATGGAAACCATCCTCAACGTAAAGAACGTAAGTAAAACGTACCAGGGCGCAGGTCAAACCCTGACGGTGCTCAATGATGTGAATTTTTCGGTAGAAGCCGGTTCCACCCTGTCTGTTGTGGGCCCTTCGGGCAGCGGAAAAACAACGCTGCTGGGCTTATGCGCCGGCCTCGACCGCTCCAGCAAAGGCTCGGTGGAGTTGAATAATATCCGGCTCGATCAACTGAGTGAAGACGAACGGGCACAGGTGCGCAATCGTTATGTTGGGTTTATTTTCCAGAACTTTCAATTGTTGCCTACCCTTACGGCGTTGGAGAATGTAATGGTGCCCCTGGAATTGCGTGGAGAGAAGAACGTGCGTGCCCGGTCAATGAGCCTGCTCGACAAAGTTGGGTTGAATAACCGCATGCATCACTACCCCGCCCAGTTATCGGGCGGCGAACAGCAACGGGTATCCCTTGCCCGGGCATTCGCCAACAGCCCCCGCATTTTATTTGCCGATGAACCAACAGGCAACCTCGATGTGGAAACCAGTGACAAAGTGATAAAACTCCTGTTCGAGCTGAACCAGGAAGCAGGCACTACGTTAATAATTGTAACGCATAACCTGGAACTGGCTTCGCAGACAAAGCGTATTATCAAAATCAAAGGCGGACATCTTGTAGCAGACGAGCTTAATTAA
- a CDS encoding arylesterase, which yields MKKFNSTIYMSGKYLFVGMLLLALLGSCGNNADKTNDTGKQKREQLPAQAGKEKAKTIVFFGNSLTAGYGVDPSEAFPALVQEKIDSLHLPYKVVNAGLSGETTAGGKSRIDWILRQPVDIFVLELGGNDGLRGIPIAETSRNLQAIISRVREKNPQVKIVLAGMQVPPNMGRTYASAFRVVFQQLAANNQIDLIPFLLENVGGISHLNQADGIHPNPQGHKIVAENVWRVIQGLL from the coding sequence ATGAAAAAGTTTAATAGTACTATTTATATGAGTGGAAAATATTTATTTGTCGGCATGCTGTTGTTGGCCTTACTGGGCAGTTGCGGAAATAATGCAGATAAAACAAACGATACCGGCAAACAAAAAAGGGAACAATTGCCTGCACAAGCCGGTAAAGAAAAGGCCAAAACGATCGTCTTCTTTGGAAACAGTTTAACCGCTGGTTATGGGGTAGACCCCTCGGAGGCCTTCCCGGCCCTGGTGCAGGAAAAAATAGATTCTCTGCATTTACCATATAAAGTAGTGAACGCGGGATTGAGTGGTGAAACAACGGCCGGGGGGAAAAGCAGAATTGACTGGATCCTGCGTCAACCGGTTGACATTTTTGTGCTGGAACTGGGTGGCAATGATGGATTGCGTGGTATTCCTATTGCAGAAACCTCCAGGAACCTGCAGGCTATTATAAGCAGGGTACGGGAGAAGAATCCCCAGGTTAAAATAGTTTTGGCCGGTATGCAGGTACCGCCCAATATGGGGCGTACGTATGCCAGTGCCTTCCGTGTGGTATTTCAGCAACTGGCGGCCAATAATCAAATAGACCTTATTCCCTTCCTGTTGGAAAATGTGGGGGGCATCAGTCATTTGAACCAGGCCGATGGCATTCATCCCAATCCCCAGGGGCATAAGATCGTAGCTGAAAATGTGTGGAGGGTAATACAGGGATTATTGTAA